One segment of Pandoraea pnomenusa DNA contains the following:
- a CDS encoding collagen-like triple helix repeat-containing protein: MNLALQRTLLASAAIAAIALTGCSSGGGGSGATSAGTTGTPNAVGTTATNAGGVVSSAGNVVSALGDQVASTQLPLVSPQASQGFGGALKSTGNAVTDLGNGVSAGLGQTGTSGDSVGTTLASTGNVVTDLGQAGVQLGSGVAGIGKSGPLAGTPVDGLTSAVGNVVSTVGQGGIAGGAILKQAFTGGPVTQVTSTLSKAINPVTNVVSDTTRTVGTTTGLGGPVQNLLTTVGNTVGTVGTTMKGTSSNGVVTALGNTVIATGNTVGGVGSFLNGSTSTGTANPFGSLLGNLGSTAAGGNANPLGSVTGLLGGLGGTSGGGSPLAPVTGLLGGLGGAASGSGGSASPLAPVTGLLSGVTSAAGGSSGGATAGLGSLLAPVTTPLGSVASVGK; encoded by the coding sequence ATGAACCTCGCACTCCAACGCACGCTTCTCGCCTCGGCCGCCATCGCCGCCATCGCACTGACCGGCTGCTCGAGCGGCGGTGGCGGAAGCGGTGCCACCTCGGCCGGCACCACGGGCACGCCGAACGCCGTGGGCACCACCGCAACGAACGCGGGCGGCGTCGTGAGCTCCGCCGGCAACGTCGTGAGCGCGCTCGGCGATCAGGTCGCCAGCACGCAGTTGCCGCTCGTCTCGCCGCAAGCGTCACAGGGATTCGGCGGCGCACTCAAGAGCACCGGCAACGCCGTCACCGATCTCGGCAACGGCGTGAGCGCGGGTCTCGGCCAAACCGGCACGTCAGGCGATTCCGTCGGCACCACGCTTGCCAGCACCGGCAACGTCGTGACCGATCTGGGCCAGGCGGGCGTTCAACTGGGTAGTGGTGTGGCCGGCATCGGCAAGAGCGGCCCGCTCGCCGGCACGCCGGTCGACGGACTGACGTCCGCCGTGGGCAATGTGGTATCCACGGTCGGCCAGGGCGGCATCGCGGGCGGCGCAATTCTGAAGCAGGCCTTCACGGGTGGACCGGTCACGCAGGTCACTTCCACGCTCTCGAAGGCGATCAACCCGGTCACCAACGTCGTGTCCGACACCACCCGCACGGTAGGTACCACGACCGGTCTGGGCGGCCCGGTGCAGAACCTGCTCACGACGGTCGGCAACACGGTCGGCACGGTCGGCACGACGATGAAGGGCACCTCGTCGAACGGTGTGGTGACGGCGCTCGGCAACACCGTCATCGCCACCGGCAACACAGTCGGCGGCGTCGGCTCGTTCCTGAACGGATCCACCTCGACCGGCACGGCCAACCCGTTCGGCTCGCTGCTCGGCAACCTCGGATCGACCGCGGCGGGCGGCAACGCGAATCCGCTCGGCTCGGTGACGGGTCTGCTGGGTGGACTTGGCGGCACCAGCGGCGGGGGCAGCCCGCTTGCGCCGGTCACGGGTCTGCTGGGCGGCCTGGGCGGTGCCGCGTCGGGGTCGGGCGGCAGCGCCAGCCCGCTCGCGCCCGTGACGGGCCTGCTCTCCGGCGTGACGAGCGCGGCCGGCGGCAGCTCGGGTGGCGCCACCGCCGGCCTCGGCAGTCTGCTCGCACCGGTGACCACCCCGCTCGGCAGCGTCGCCAGCGTCGGCAAGTAA
- a CDS encoding MarR family winged helix-turn-helix transcriptional regulator — MARFLSDTGVLMRGLGESASQYAEPPAMRETAGGVGARQSHNTYGADSGAASGATATASPLNATHGTMSDRHTNRNDLVAGIVRSLGRRLAVYTALYHAALAEQLGLNVTDLNALDLILELESITAGQLAELMGVSSGGITTVIDRLERAGFVEREKNPHDRRMVMIHPIAERCAQIEQFLSSVSRELTAVSAAYDHSELAAIHDFLVQSIRTLKSETFRLRFEADQDIAGLVSSARGPTSKA, encoded by the coding sequence ATGGCCCGCTTCCTATCCGACACCGGCGTGCTGATGCGCGGTCTTGGCGAATCCGCCTCGCAATATGCCGAACCCCCGGCCATGCGCGAGACCGCCGGCGGTGTCGGCGCCCGCCAGAGCCACAACACGTACGGCGCCGATTCGGGCGCTGCTTCCGGGGCGACGGCCACTGCCTCCCCGCTCAACGCAACGCACGGCACCATGAGCGACCGACATACGAACCGAAACGATCTCGTCGCCGGCATCGTCCGCTCGCTCGGACGCCGGCTCGCCGTGTACACCGCGCTCTATCACGCAGCGCTGGCCGAACAGCTCGGTCTGAACGTCACCGATCTGAACGCGCTCGACCTGATTCTCGAACTCGAATCGATCACCGCCGGTCAGTTGGCCGAGCTCATGGGCGTGAGTTCTGGCGGCATCACCACCGTCATCGACCGGCTCGAGCGCGCCGGCTTCGTCGAGCGCGAAAAGAATCCGCACGACCGCCGCATGGTGATGATCCATCCGATCGCCGAACGCTGCGCTCAGATCGAGCAGTTCCTGTCGTCCGTCTCGCGCGAGCTCACCGCCGTGAGTGCCGCCTACGACCACAGCGAACTCGCCGCGATCCACGACTTCCTGGTGCAGAGCATTCGCACCCTGAAGAGCGAAACCTTCCGTCTGCGCTTCGAGGCCGACCAGGACATCGCTGGCCTGGTGTCCAGTGCCAGGGGCCCCACGTCCAAGGCCTGA
- a CDS encoding Flp family type IVb pilin: MKLGKRIRLFARDERGVTALEYGILAAIVAVIIGGTIYANLTGTFSTVFSKVTSAVTAVGA, from the coding sequence ATGAAACTCGGCAAACGTATTCGACTGTTCGCTCGCGACGAGCGAGGTGTCACGGCGCTGGAATACGGCATTCTCGCCGCGATTGTCGCCGTGATCATCGGTGGCACGATCTACGCCAACCTCACGGGCACGTTCTCGACGGTCTTCTCGAAAGTGACCTCTGCCGTGACGGCTGTCGGTGCCTGA
- a CDS encoding collagen-like triple helix repeat-containing protein, which translates to MSKWLHPTLLAALVAALFGVTGCSSSGGGSGATSNTPTNPNNPHTPTNPNDPNNPTNPTTSSNGVVSSVGSVVSAVGNQVSGTTIPGVSPQATQGFGGALTQTGNAVTDLGTGVGSGLGQLGKTGTDPVGTTLASTGSVVTDLGNAGKSLGSGIAGIGKSGPLANTPVDSLTGVLGNAVATVGQGGVSGGAALTQALGSAPVVQATTALSSAISPITNTVVSTTQTVGNTTGLGTPVAGLLGTLGGALNLAGTQVKSAAPNAVVASLGNPLMALGNTATSAGGLLFGNTGATSPNALGNVLANVGNTTVSPATAGGNNPLGALTGLLGGLGGTAGGGTSGANPLGSLTGLLGGATAVTGGTGGVGGSGSSATNPLGTVTTLLSTVTTPLTSLASAGSGGTTGSGSAAGVLAPVTGLLGGLAR; encoded by the coding sequence ATGTCGAAATGGCTTCACCCCACCTTGCTCGCCGCGCTCGTCGCAGCGCTCTTCGGCGTCACCGGCTGCTCCAGTTCGGGCGGCGGCAGTGGCGCGACGTCGAACACGCCGACAAACCCCAACAATCCCCACACACCGACCAATCCGAACGACCCCAACAACCCGACGAACCCGACAACGTCGAGCAACGGTGTGGTGAGCTCGGTCGGCTCCGTGGTCAGCGCCGTCGGAAACCAGGTGTCCGGCACGACGATTCCGGGCGTGTCGCCGCAGGCCACGCAGGGCTTTGGCGGGGCCCTCACGCAAACCGGTAACGCCGTGACCGATCTGGGCACCGGCGTGGGCAGCGGGCTCGGACAGTTGGGCAAGACAGGCACCGACCCGGTCGGCACCACGCTCGCGAGCACCGGCAGTGTCGTGACCGATCTCGGCAACGCGGGCAAATCGCTCGGCAGCGGCATCGCGGGCATCGGCAAGAGCGGCCCGCTCGCGAACACCCCTGTCGACTCGCTCACGGGCGTGCTGGGCAATGCGGTCGCCACCGTCGGCCAGGGTGGCGTGAGCGGCGGCGCGGCGCTCACGCAGGCGCTCGGGAGCGCACCCGTCGTGCAGGCGACCACGGCGCTCTCGTCCGCCATCTCGCCGATTACGAATACGGTGGTGAGCACCACGCAGACCGTGGGGAACACGACCGGGCTGGGCACGCCGGTGGCAGGCCTGCTGGGCACGCTGGGCGGCGCGCTGAATCTGGCGGGCACCCAGGTGAAGAGCGCCGCGCCGAACGCCGTGGTCGCCAGCCTTGGCAATCCGCTCATGGCACTGGGCAACACGGCGACCAGCGCCGGCGGTCTGCTGTTCGGCAACACGGGCGCAACGAGCCCGAACGCGCTGGGCAATGTGCTCGCCAACGTCGGCAATACGACGGTGTCGCCCGCAACGGCCGGTGGCAACAATCCGCTGGGCGCCCTGACCGGTCTGCTCGGCGGTCTCGGCGGGACAGCAGGCGGCGGCACGTCGGGCGCCAATCCGCTGGGCAGCCTCACCGGCCTGCTCGGTGGCGCCACGGCAGTGACCGGCGGCACCGGGGGCGTCGGTGGAAGCGGCAGCAGCGCCACGAATCCGCTCGGCACCGTCACCACGCTGTTGAGCACCGTCACGACCCCGCTCACGTCGCTCGCCAGCGCGGGCTCGGGCGGCACGACCGGGTCAGGCAGTGCCGCCGGTGTGCTGGCGCCGGTCACCGGACTGTTGGGCGGGCTGGCCAGGTAA
- the cpaB gene encoding Flp pilus assembly protein CpaB, which translates to MNKATKILAAVLVVAGVLLALFALRLGTSNAPAPATTPSPVTQTLTQRFPAVVAAKALAPGQPIGAGDVKIEAFNSQTVGGFSNPADVVGRVPLVALAPGVALTQGTLAHGLSLQLAPGERAVAIPVTETVGVSNRIRPGDYVDVFFTLKTNQAGPNGAVADDTQARLLASRVRVLTYGNASLDDVTPPPASPGVASTVQAVASTAPPPQPASNPPPVPATSAVVAVPVADVNRVMLGTQQGKIMLALRNPGDDAMPDTSLFPSPPPVLAGKAGLRVDDRAALSTPENQAYAGIAATGLAGEPVRRATASRGSGTSGGGTGGAIEVVRGAERSTAAY; encoded by the coding sequence ATGAACAAAGCCACCAAGATTCTTGCTGCCGTGCTGGTTGTCGCCGGCGTGCTGCTCGCGCTCTTCGCGTTGCGTCTGGGGACGTCGAACGCGCCTGCGCCCGCGACCACGCCGTCGCCGGTGACGCAAACGCTCACGCAACGCTTCCCGGCCGTGGTGGCGGCCAAGGCGCTCGCGCCGGGGCAGCCGATCGGCGCGGGCGACGTGAAGATCGAGGCGTTCAATAGCCAGACGGTGGGCGGTTTCTCGAACCCGGCCGATGTGGTGGGGCGCGTGCCGCTCGTGGCGCTGGCGCCCGGCGTGGCGCTCACGCAAGGCACACTCGCGCATGGTCTCTCATTGCAACTCGCGCCGGGCGAGCGTGCGGTCGCCATCCCCGTCACGGAAACGGTCGGGGTGAGCAACCGGATTCGCCCGGGCGACTACGTGGACGTCTTCTTCACCCTCAAGACCAACCAGGCGGGACCCAACGGCGCCGTGGCGGATGACACGCAGGCACGTCTGCTGGCCTCGCGCGTGCGGGTGCTGACCTACGGCAATGCGTCGCTCGACGACGTGACGCCGCCGCCGGCGTCGCCCGGCGTGGCCTCGACGGTGCAGGCCGTGGCGTCCACGGCACCGCCGCCGCAACCGGCGAGCAACCCGCCGCCGGTGCCCGCTACGTCCGCCGTGGTCGCCGTGCCGGTGGCCGACGTCAACCGGGTAATGCTCGGCACACAGCAGGGAAAAATCATGCTGGCACTTCGCAATCCGGGCGATGACGCCATGCCCGACACGTCGCTGTTCCCGTCGCCGCCGCCGGTGCTGGCTGGCAAGGCCGGTCTGAGGGTCGACGATCGCGCTGCGCTCTCCACACCCGAGAACCAGGCCTACGCCGGGATCGCCGCGACCGGACTCGCGGGAGAGCCGGTGCGTCGGGCGACGGCGTCGCGTGGGTCGGGAACTTCGGGCGGCGGGACGGGCGGCGCCATCGAGGTGGTGCGCGGCGCCGAACGATCGACGGCCGCTTATTGA
- a CDS encoding TadE/TadG family type IV pilus assembly protein — translation MKRFGAQAASAWPGRLSARSRGVAALEFMLILMVLLPAFYVAVAFSINILARQMLTQAASEAGRAMLRAGTMAQRQSYATSAIANTLTWPSPSVVSTSFPADATYPCPASGSATSSQCIVHVTLTLTQPMTVNWPGLGALVPASVVGAAAVTLDTSTIGGS, via the coding sequence ATGAAGCGGTTTGGGGCACAGGCAGCATCGGCATGGCCGGGACGGCTAAGTGCGCGCTCGCGCGGCGTCGCTGCTCTCGAATTCATGCTGATCCTGATGGTCCTGCTGCCTGCCTTCTATGTCGCCGTCGCTTTCTCCATCAATATTCTCGCCCGACAGATGCTCACGCAAGCCGCCTCCGAGGCCGGCCGTGCAATGCTGCGCGCGGGTACGATGGCCCAGCGTCAGAGCTACGCCACGTCGGCGATCGCCAACACGCTGACCTGGCCGTCACCGTCGGTCGTGAGCACCAGTTTTCCGGCTGACGCCACGTATCCCTGTCCGGCATCGGGGTCGGCCACCAGTTCGCAATGCATCGTTCACGTGACGCTGACATTGACGCAGCCCATGACCGTCAACTGGCCGGGGTTGGGGGCGCTCGTGCCGGCCAGTGTCGTGGGCGCGGCGGCGGTCACACTCGATACGTCCACGATCGGCGGGAGTTAG
- a CDS encoding A24 family peptidase, whose product MLILLTLLCVPIVVTDLIARRIPNVWLLCVGALTLAWMAWRAWHGEPRVWWVHGLGALIGLIGLLPFWWRGVMGAGDVKLFAVIGLVAGYPALLPVWCLASVAAGLHALVLLAGRVRGLARWRDRFAASRAWQSILRWRDGRIGLPYGAYLAAAALVVR is encoded by the coding sequence GTGCTGATATTGCTGACTCTGTTGTGCGTGCCGATCGTGGTCACCGACCTGATTGCGCGCCGTATTCCGAACGTGTGGCTATTGTGCGTCGGTGCGCTCACGCTGGCCTGGATGGCATGGCGTGCGTGGCACGGCGAACCTCGGGTGTGGTGGGTGCATGGCCTGGGCGCGCTCATCGGGCTGATCGGGTTGCTGCCGTTCTGGTGGCGCGGTGTGATGGGAGCGGGCGACGTGAAGCTGTTCGCGGTGATCGGGCTGGTGGCGGGATATCCCGCGTTGCTGCCGGTCTGGTGTCTGGCGAGCGTGGCGGCCGGCCTGCATGCCCTGGTGCTGTTGGCCGGACGGGTGAGGGGCCTGGCGCGGTGGCGTGACCGGTTTGCGGCATCGCGAGCCTGGCAAAGCATTCTGCGTTGGCGGGATGGACGCATCGGATTGCCCTACGGGGCGTATCTGGCCGCCGCGGCGCTCGTCGTAAGGTGA
- a CDS encoding collagen-like triple helix repeat-containing protein, with translation MNNLQRNLLASACLLAVITMTGCASSGSGGTSGSLGDGGGSGTTAGAGGGGGTGAGTVSDGSGTGGSGTGGNGNTGGNGNGDGGTGTSATTNPIGTVAGTASTGVVTQVGKTVSDVGTTLAGTQLPLLSTQTQSGLSGAVVSTGTAVQTLGTGLTNGIGKLGSVSDPLNPTLASVGGAVTNLGTAGTQLGSAVAGLGQTGPLGSTPINGVTTLLGGVVTSVGMAGQSLGTGLTQTVTSAPVQQLTTSLSSAITPITNVVTNTTQTVGNATGLGTPVAGLLATVGGGLAGVGTKIGGQLNNPVAADVGGIVAGVGNTVASLGGAVHGTPTSANPLAPLTSALGGLTGGLGGLGGATGGANPLAPVTSVVSGLTGALGGAAGGTPGSNALAPVTNLVAGLTGGLGGATGGASGGSPLAPVTTLVASVTGALGGAAGGTPGSNALAPVTNLVSGLTGGLGAVAGGATGGTGGATAGGALAPVTNLLGAVTGAVGGATSAGGTGSTGPLAPVTGLLGGLLGAKK, from the coding sequence ATGAACAACCTTCAACGCAACCTGCTCGCTTCCGCCTGCCTGCTTGCCGTCATCACGATGACCGGCTGCGCCAGCTCAGGCTCCGGGGGCACCAGCGGCTCGCTCGGCGACGGCGGTGGCAGCGGCACCACGGCCGGCGCTGGCGGTGGCGGCGGCACGGGCGCCGGAACGGTCAGCGACGGTTCGGGAACCGGCGGCTCGGGCACCGGCGGCAATGGCAACACGGGTGGCAACGGCAACGGCGATGGCGGCACCGGCACGAGCGCGACCACCAACCCGATCGGCACGGTCGCCGGTACGGCAAGCACGGGGGTTGTCACCCAAGTCGGCAAGACCGTCAGCGACGTGGGCACGACGCTCGCCGGCACGCAACTCCCGCTGCTGAGCACACAAACGCAATCGGGTCTGTCGGGCGCCGTCGTGTCCACCGGCACCGCCGTGCAGACACTTGGCACGGGCCTGACCAACGGCATCGGCAAGCTCGGTTCGGTCAGCGACCCGCTCAACCCGACGCTCGCCAGCGTGGGCGGGGCGGTGACGAATCTCGGCACGGCGGGCACGCAGTTGGGCAGCGCCGTCGCCGGTCTCGGTCAGACAGGCCCGCTCGGCAGCACGCCGATCAACGGCGTCACCACGCTGCTCGGCGGTGTCGTGACCTCGGTCGGCATGGCCGGCCAGTCGCTCGGTACCGGGCTCACGCAGACCGTTACGAGCGCGCCGGTGCAGCAACTGACGACGTCGCTCTCCTCCGCGATCACTCCGATCACGAACGTGGTGACGAACACCACGCAAACGGTCGGCAATGCGACGGGCCTGGGTACGCCGGTTGCCGGCTTGCTGGCCACCGTGGGCGGCGGTCTGGCCGGCGTGGGCACGAAGATCGGCGGGCAACTCAACAACCCGGTCGCCGCGGACGTTGGCGGCATCGTCGCAGGCGTGGGCAACACCGTGGCAAGTCTCGGCGGCGCCGTGCACGGCACGCCGACCAGCGCCAATCCGCTCGCGCCGCTTACGTCGGCATTGGGGGGATTGACAGGCGGCCTGGGTGGCCTGGGTGGCGCCACTGGCGGCGCCAACCCGCTCGCCCCGGTCACGAGCGTGGTCTCGGGCCTGACGGGTGCGCTCGGCGGTGCCGCTGGCGGCACGCCGGGCAGCAACGCCCTCGCCCCGGTCACGAATCTCGTCGCCGGTCTGACAGGCGGGCTCGGTGGCGCCACGGGCGGCGCCTCGGGCGGCAGCCCGCTCGCACCGGTCACCACCCTCGTCGCCAGCGTGACGGGGGCGCTCGGCGGCGCCGCCGGCGGCACGCCGGGCAGCAACGCCCTCGCCCCGGTGACGAATCTCGTCTCGGGTCTGACCGGCGGGCTCGGCGCCGTGGCCGGCGGCGCGACCGGTGGCACTGGCGGCGCGACCGCGGGCGGCGCCCTTGCGCCGGTGACCAACCTGCTCGGCGCGGTCACGGGCGCGGTCGGCGGCGCAACCAGCGCCGGCGGCACCGGAAGCACCGGCCCGCTCGCCCCGGTGACGGGTCTGCTGGGCGGCCTGCTCGGCGCGAAGAAGTAA
- a CDS encoding type II and III secretion system protein family protein has product MTRSQVRTAKRETRRVTGLLLCFAALLACSASVSVRLADAADSGVSAATRSLTMGVREQRELPVPGSLERVAVADPTVADIVVLKGTGGRRGSVLVVGKKPGTTQVSAWPRGGEPVRWEVHVTGDLQGALGDTGTASVDARGNAALIKGHANTMIEHSGLQSAAVDASGKGGVVVDRSTVGDTGVVQVDVKIVEINRNILNQLGASFSASRTSGSGSFGVGSTLNSAFRSGAVPNFGSFFGTITRGAFNLAAEIDLLQTNGLGRVLAAPTLVALSGQSASFLAGGEIPVPQAGGLGTTSIIYKPFGVGLTVTPTILSPNRIALKVAPEASDIDYTNAIVTSSIQIPAITTRRADTTVELGDGESFVIGGLISRTTTAAVDKVPLLGDLPLIGAFFRNLKYSSAEKELVIVVTPHLVKPVAKDVAMPLPGDTREKRPGPVWGDYLMGGASDSELPGFSK; this is encoded by the coding sequence ATGACCAGAAGCCAGGTTCGCACTGCCAAACGAGAGACGAGACGCGTTACGGGACTGCTGTTGTGCTTCGCCGCGTTGCTCGCGTGCTCGGCGTCGGTATCGGTACGCCTGGCCGATGCGGCCGACTCGGGCGTGAGCGCCGCAACGCGCTCGCTGACGATGGGCGTTCGCGAGCAGCGCGAGTTGCCGGTGCCAGGCTCGCTCGAGCGTGTGGCGGTGGCCGACCCCACGGTGGCCGACATCGTCGTGCTCAAGGGCACCGGCGGGCGGCGCGGTTCGGTACTTGTCGTGGGCAAGAAGCCGGGTACGACGCAGGTCTCGGCGTGGCCGCGTGGGGGGGAGCCCGTGCGCTGGGAAGTGCATGTCACCGGGGATCTGCAAGGGGCGCTCGGCGACACCGGCACCGCCAGCGTCGATGCGCGCGGCAATGCAGCGCTCATCAAGGGCCACGCGAATACGATGATCGAGCACAGCGGCCTGCAATCGGCGGCCGTCGATGCGTCGGGCAAGGGCGGGGTGGTCGTCGACCGCTCGACGGTGGGCGACACCGGGGTGGTGCAGGTCGACGTGAAGATCGTGGAGATCAATCGCAACATCCTCAATCAATTGGGTGCGAGCTTCAGCGCCTCGCGCACTTCGGGCTCGGGCAGCTTCGGCGTGGGCTCCACGCTCAACTCGGCGTTCCGCAGCGGCGCCGTGCCCAACTTCGGATCGTTCTTCGGCACGATCACGCGCGGCGCATTCAATCTCGCCGCCGAAATCGACCTGCTGCAAACCAATGGTCTCGGTCGCGTGCTGGCCGCGCCCACGCTGGTCGCCCTCTCGGGACAGAGCGCGAGCTTTCTCGCCGGCGGCGAGATCCCCGTGCCGCAGGCGGGTGGGCTCGGCACCACGAGCATCATTTACAAGCCGTTCGGCGTGGGACTCACGGTGACGCCGACGATCCTGTCACCCAATCGCATCGCGCTGAAGGTCGCGCCCGAGGCGTCCGACATCGATTACACCAACGCCATCGTGACCAGTTCGATCCAGATCCCCGCGATCACGACGCGCCGTGCGGACACGACCGTCGAACTGGGCGACGGCGAAAGTTTCGTCATCGGCGGCCTGATCTCCCGCACCACGACGGCTGCCGTCGACAAGGTGCCGCTGCTCGGCGATCTGCCGCTCATCGGCGCATTTTTCCGGAATCTGAAGTACAGCAGCGCCGAAAAGGAGCTGGTCATCGTCGTCACGCCGCATCTGGTGAAGCCGGTGGCCAAGGATGTGGCTATGCCGTTGCCCGGAGATACGCGCGAGAAGCGCCCGGGGCCGGTGTGGGGCGACTATCTGATGGGTGGGGCAAGCGACAGCGAGCTGCCGGGATTCTCGAAGTAG
- a CDS encoding Flp family type IVb pilin, producing the protein MRAGTRHRGHRLSRQRGVTALEYGILAAIVALIIGGVVYTNLSSALTTAFSTVSSAATSAVSH; encoded by the coding sequence ATGCGAGCGGGAACAAGACATCGAGGGCACCGTCTTTCGCGGCAACGCGGCGTTACGGCACTGGAGTACGGAATTCTGGCGGCGATCGTGGCGCTCATCATCGGCGGGGTCGTGTACACGAACCTGAGCAGCGCGTTGACGACGGCCTTCAGCACCGTGTCGTCGGCGGCGACGTCGGCGGTCTCGCATTAG
- a CDS encoding lipase family protein, with product MTQAWIDATRELCRRSSPVRPSDPQQAAAFDSVLEQLTSLVDESEAKASAYQTSRLVAVAQRVDEIDAWIETHGIDAMPRKMLEQRNVVTAALVDHDVYFDQSIPQILPARVQRIDAHDDNGPGGSGFFGAVYADPVSGNILAANRGTEMNIAARAYVDWKQNVLQALGLPSRQYEAAIAWGKTLTQLYPASRLMFTGHSLGGGLASAQTSVVERSHGLTFDAAGLHERTVARHHATPASSRVDAYHVQGEVLSRVQSVVRTATEIAERIPLIGTTVAWLARLSMPHPVGTRIGLPPAAPSGSRGTQPASSPATSSLAESIERHSMPQMIRSLFVRLARLARLARLARLPSMASASRNFIPLE from the coding sequence TTGACGCAGGCATGGATCGATGCGACGCGCGAGCTGTGCCGGCGCTCGTCCCCGGTGCGCCCGTCGGACCCGCAACAGGCGGCGGCTTTCGACAGCGTGCTCGAACAATTGACATCACTCGTGGACGAAAGCGAGGCGAAAGCGTCGGCATATCAGACGTCGCGTCTCGTGGCTGTCGCGCAACGCGTCGACGAGATTGATGCGTGGATCGAGACGCACGGCATCGACGCGATGCCTCGCAAGATGCTCGAACAACGTAACGTCGTGACCGCTGCGCTTGTGGATCATGACGTCTACTTCGACCAGTCGATCCCGCAGATCCTGCCCGCGCGCGTGCAACGCATCGACGCGCATGACGACAACGGCCCCGGGGGGTCCGGGTTCTTTGGTGCCGTTTACGCCGACCCCGTCAGCGGCAACATCCTGGCCGCCAATCGCGGCACGGAGATGAACATCGCGGCACGCGCTTACGTCGACTGGAAGCAGAATGTTTTGCAGGCGCTGGGGTTACCTTCACGCCAATACGAGGCGGCCATCGCCTGGGGGAAGACGTTGACGCAGTTGTACCCGGCGTCGCGGCTGATGTTCACGGGGCACTCGTTGGGCGGTGGCCTCGCTTCGGCGCAGACCTCCGTGGTGGAGCGATCGCACGGCCTGACATTCGACGCCGCCGGACTGCACGAGCGCACGGTGGCCCGGCATCACGCGACACCGGCGTCCTCGCGCGTGGACGCCTATCACGTGCAGGGAGAAGTGCTCTCGCGGGTTCAAAGCGTGGTGCGCACCGCCACGGAAATCGCCGAGCGCATTCCCCTGATCGGCACGACGGTGGCATGGCTGGCACGGCTGTCGATGCCGCATCCGGTCGGCACACGCATCGGACTGCCGCCCGCGGCGCCGTCGGGTTCGCGCGGGACGCAACCGGCGTCTTCCCCGGCCACCAGCAGCCTCGCCGAATCGATCGAGCGTCATTCGATGCCGCAGATGATTCGGTCGCTATTCGTACGTCTGGCACGTCTGGCACGTCTGGCACGTCTGGCACGTCTGCCTTCGATGGCATCGGCAAGCCGTAACTTCATACCGCTCGAGTGA